CGTCCACGGCGAACCCGTGCACTCGCTCAAGGTAGCGGGCCGACTCTTCCACTGCGGGATGCTCGATGGCGCTGATCACGATCCGGTTCAGCGAGGGGGCTGCCGCCTGCCGGGCCAGCGCGATGCCTTTGACGGCGAGATTGTCCGCTTCCGTGCCTCCGGAGGTGAAGGTCACCTCCCCGGCACGGCAGTTCAGGACCTTCGCGACGCCGGAACGGGCCTCTGCGAGTGCAGCTGCTGCCGCTTCGCCGAGGCTGTGATGACTGGAAGGGTTGCCGAACTCGCCGCTGAGGTACGGCCACATGGCTTCAAGGGCCTCACGGCGAACCGGTGTGGTGGCGGCGGCGTCGAGGAAGATCATGGCGGTTACGCCTTCAGTTCTGTGTGGGTTTAAGTTCGATGTCGAGGCCGAGATCGAGCGCGCTCACGCTGTGGGTCAGGCCTCCGACGGAGATGACGTCCACGCCCGCCGAGGCAATTTCGGTGACGGTGTTGATGTTCACGTTGCCGCTGGCTTCCACGATGGCGCGCCCGTCGACTTGCTTAACCCCTGCCCGGAGCTCTTCAAGGGAGAAGTTGTCCAGCATGATGGTGTCCACACCGGCAGCCAGCACGGGTTCGATCTGCTCGGCCCGGTCCACTTCGACTTCGAAGTGGGTGGTGTGGCCAAGCTGGGCTTTTGCTGCAATCAGCAGCTCGGTCAGCTTGCTGGAATCACCCCCGGTCATGACTGCCAAGTGGTTGTCCTTGGCCAGCACGGCGTCGGAGAGGCTGTAGCGGTGGTTGGCTCCCCCACCGCAGCGCACCGCGTAGCGCTCCAGGACACGAAGTCCGGGTGTGGTCTTGCGGGTGTCCGTGATCCGGGCGCGCGTCCCTTCCACAAGCCGGACAAACTCCGCCGTCTTGGTGGCGATGGCGCTCATCCGCTGCACCAGGTTCAAACCGACCCTTTCGGCGAGGAGCACCGAACGGGCGCTGCCACTGACCCGCGCGAGGTGTGTTCCGGCGTCGAAGGCTTCACCGTCGGCGAGCAGGATTTCCACCTCGGTGTCCGGGTCCACAAGCTTCATGGCGTCACGGAACACAGTGCCGCCGCTGAAGACGCCGGGGACGCGCGCGTTCAGCACGGCTGTTGCCCGGGCTTCGGCGGGAATCAGGAGCTGCGAGGTGATGTCGCCGCTGGGTGCGTCCTCCGCGAATGCCCGTTCCAGGATCTCCCGGACGGGGGCTGCGGGGAGGGTCAGGTTAGTCATGGACGAGGCTCGCTTTCCGGCTCATGGTGTAACGCTTGTCAAAATCGTCGACGGCGGCTGGTTCCGTCACGCTGTCGCTGCGGTAATGCGCTCCCAAAGACTCCCGCCGCTCCTGTGCCGCATGGACGAGCAACTGAGCTGCCAGGAGCAGGTTGGAATCCTCATGCTCCCGGACGTCGAGGGAATCAGGTACATTCAGGGGCAGAACGTCCTCCGCCCAAGCAGCCAAGCCGGTCCCGGCCTCACGAAGCAGACCACCGGTCCGCAAAACCCCGGCCTTCGCAGTCATCAATCGCCGCAAAGCCCCCCGCGAAAACACCCCCGCCTTCGCAAAAGAAACCTCCCGAGCCCCCGGCCCAGGCAAAGACTCAAACTCCCAGGAAACAGGAACAGGAGCAGGAACCGGATCCAACGCCAACGCCCAACCGCCCGGACTAGTCGACCAGTCCTCTTCCAGCGGCACCGGAGGCCCCGACAGCGCCGTTGTCGCGTGAGGGCCCGTATCGGCCGCCGAGCTAGCGAGGCGATCGCCGGTACGAGGCGCGAGCACAGGCGCCAAGGGGCCTGTGGCGCCGCGGTCACCGTCGAGGAACGCTTCCACGGCTCTCCGCCCGAACACCAGGCCTTCGAGCAGGGAGTTGCTCGCCAAGCGGTTGGCACCCTGCACCCCGGTGCAGGCCACTTCGCCGGCAGCCAAGAGCCCGGGAACGGAGGTCCGGCCGTAGAGATCGGTCACCACGCCACCCATCCAGTAGTGGGCGGCGGGTGCCACGGGAACGAGTTCCCTGGTCCAGTCGACTCCAGCTTGGCGTGTTCGTTTGCTGAGGGTGGGGAAGCGCTTGTCGAGGAAGCCTTTTCCTCGGCTTTCCTCAATCACGGTGGCATCCAGGAACACGTGGCCGTTGGGGTCGCCGAGCTTTGTGAGGTGCAGGGCGATGCTGCGGGATACGACGTCGCGGGGGGCGAGTTCCGCGTCAGGGTGGTATGCGGGCATGAAGCGGTGCCCGTTGGCGTCCAGGAGGATGGCACCTTCGCCCCGCACCGCCTCGGAGATCAGCAGGGGGTCGTTGTTGCCTTCTGCTTCCCGCGCCTCAGCCGGGAGCACCATGCACGTCGGGTGGAATTGGAAGAACTCGAGGTCTGCAACCGCGGCTCCAACACGCCATGCGAGCGCCAAACCATCGGCTGTGGCAACCGCCGGGTTGGTGGTTTGGGCAAAAAGCTGCCCGGCCCCGCCCGTGGCGAGGAGGACGGAGTCGCCGTGGACGCCGAGGTGGCGTCCGTCATGGAGGAAATTTGCTCCCACCACACGGCCACCCTGCGGTCCGCCCAACGAGAGCGAGGTGACCTGGGCGTGCCCGATGACGTGGATTCTGCCGGCGGCTTGGAAATCCAGGACTGTCCGGATCAGTGCGGCCGCCACCCCGGCACCGGTGGCGTCGCCGCCGGCGTGCAGGATGCGCGGAGCCGAGTGGGCGGCTTCGAGACCCAAGGCGGGGTCGCCGTCGTCGTCGAGGTCGAACTGCACGCCGAACCGT
This genomic interval from Paenarthrobacter aurescens TC1 contains the following:
- the nadC gene encoding nicotinate-nucleotide pyrophosphorylase (identified by match to protein family HMM PF01729; match to protein family HMM PF02749; match to protein family HMM TIGR00078), producing MTNLTLPAAPVREILERAFAEDAPSGDITSQLLIPAEARATAVLNARVPGVFSGGTVFRDAMKLVDPDTEVEILLADGEAFDAGTHLARVSGSARSVLLAERVGLNLVQRMSAIATKTAEFVRLVEGTRARITDTRKTTPGLRVLERYAVRCGGGANHRYSLSDAVLAKDNHLAVMTGGDSSKLTELLIAAKAQLGHTTHFEVEVDRAEQIEPVLAAGVDTIMLDNFSLEELRAGVKQVDGRAIVEASGNVNINTVTEIASAGVDVISVGGLTHSVSALDLGLDIELKPTQN
- the nadB gene encoding L-aspartate oxidase (identified by match to protein family HMM PF00890; match to protein family HMM PF01266; match to protein family HMM PF02910; match to protein family HMM PF07992; match to protein family HMM TIGR00551), giving the protein MTAASVAQGPAPKRLIVVGSGIAGLYSALLAAEAGAEVVLLTKGALADSNTYYAQGGISGVLDEPAPGDTVAAHIADTLKAGAGHCNEEAVQVLCTEARLDIAGLGRFGVQFDLDDDGDPALGLEAAHSAPRILHAGGDATGAGVAAALIRTVLDFQAAGRIHVIGHAQVTSLSLGGPQGGRVVGANFLHDGRHLGVHGDSVLLATGGAGQLFAQTTNPAVATADGLALAWRVGAAVADLEFFQFHPTCMVLPAEAREAEGNNDPLLISEAVRGEGAILLDANGHRFMPAYHPDAELAPRDVVSRSIALHLTKLGDPNGHVFLDATVIEESRGKGFLDKRFPTLSKRTRQAGVDWTRELVPVAPAAHYWMGGVVTDLYGRTSVPGLLAAGEVACTGVQGANRLASNSLLEGLVFGRRAVEAFLDGDRGATGPLAPVLAPRTGDRLASSAADTGPHATTALSGPPVPLEEDWSTSPGGWALALDPVPAPVPVSWEFESLPGPGAREVSFAKAGVFSRGALRRLMTAKAGVLRTGGLLREAGTGLAAWAEDVLPLNVPDSLDVREHEDSNLLLAAQLLVHAAQERRESLGAHYRSDSVTEPAAVDDFDKRYTMSRKASLVHD